One Bdellovibrio bacteriovorus str. Tiberius DNA segment encodes these proteins:
- a CDS encoding Calx-beta domain-containing protein, whose amino-acid sequence MVYQNVFRIFASVFLMLALAGCGNLNAEMFGKVGSILAPSVPGPAPLQYPKILKVDADTTGASSVSTLALPRYTTAGIVPIQVHFTGPVNVTGNPTIELETGTTKRLATYASGSGTNILIFEYEVVAGDSALTLDYTGVQALNLNGGTIEPAEDVTGTADEVANLLTLPAPGSDESLANNTPVLIRTVPEVKRLSTPDTDVYLDGTSLEVIVKYDQPVTVTGSPRITIRIGSNNRIANYVTKVSPSELLFRYEVVPGDDDTDGIEMPAAIELNGATVLNPANEVAVTDLPAKDTTGILTYTSALTASFVSSSQIVNEDAGTLNIPVVLSTPAPIAFKVTIAVMGDAGAGDFILASKEVNFAINETTKYIPLTILDDAVAEPEKRIRLILAKNSLGNGGMLSVHEVLIRDDDSAVVAPKVVSFKQGVGFACALYDNNDLKCFGANDYGQLGNGTVVNTNEPSATPVMQNVAHFEVGGYTVCAANTSGEMWCWGRDNASALPGSVGGRVLQPTKYVNSGVTQVAVSSNALCYLKTNKDLVCWGDDYSGIFGTGSTNASRTLAAPQLVTGQVEEMRLIAAVTGNTLCAVKLDSVTPSQRNLFCWGNRSTWYSSGSTSTVPATPLATNIVSYDLFNDNICVQKDEGAPTVRKSYCWGSGSNGQLTPGASGAGSTVPVEMSSEYKDMMTSQESIIALKNDGSVWTWGSGGRIPGGNPAVAASAPVQLISGGVKSLLRMSNRYGPTDGLDPRCVLMLDSSVQCWMASPLPVNKTLPVTVIPAGVESVSVSNVFHENYYSACSLMSSGEVLCWGQNSVGQVGDRTLLPRLVPTQALSRNQRQIATGRERSCSVSTYGELRCWGYNSANLSLGVSPAFTSFKTPKIVIGKDVSKVALNDDGGCALLTTGGLNCWGDNNSGQSKPGSASSNTLPNLVLSSGVRDVETSYQAACYIATNDDLFCWGDNTQKQLGLGDTVDRTTIPATPLLSGVDSVSMGGHETSPGSCAVMKNGDLKCWGSGLACMGTNGDTPTTLLTDVKKVSVGRSHMCAIVGDERRLVCWGQNPKGQLGIGTTVDKCYSSGPATVVAEGVRAVSAGSDSTCFVLETGEMKCMGDNNKGVVGTADRFPFPRTVWGL is encoded by the coding sequence ATGGTTTATCAGAATGTATTCCGTATTTTCGCGTCAGTTTTTCTGATGCTGGCTTTGGCCGGCTGCGGAAATCTGAATGCTGAAATGTTTGGGAAAGTGGGATCTATTCTGGCGCCGTCGGTGCCAGGTCCGGCACCACTGCAATATCCAAAAATTCTGAAAGTCGATGCAGACACCACCGGTGCTTCTTCCGTTTCCACTTTGGCGTTGCCTCGTTATACAACGGCGGGGATTGTTCCTATTCAGGTGCATTTCACGGGCCCAGTGAATGTGACTGGAAATCCTACGATTGAACTTGAGACTGGCACTACGAAACGTCTGGCCACTTATGCTTCGGGTTCCGGCACTAATATCCTGATCTTTGAATATGAAGTTGTGGCCGGGGATTCTGCGCTGACACTGGATTACACAGGTGTTCAGGCTTTGAATCTGAACGGCGGCACGATTGAGCCCGCTGAAGATGTGACGGGCACTGCTGACGAGGTTGCAAATCTTTTGACCTTGCCAGCGCCAGGTTCGGATGAATCTTTGGCAAATAATACTCCTGTTTTAATTCGCACAGTTCCTGAAGTAAAAAGACTGAGCACTCCGGACACGGATGTGTATCTGGATGGAACCAGTCTTGAAGTCATTGTGAAGTATGATCAGCCCGTGACGGTGACGGGAAGTCCGCGCATCACCATTCGTATCGGAAGTAACAACCGTATCGCCAACTATGTGACAAAAGTTTCCCCATCGGAATTGCTTTTCCGCTATGAGGTTGTACCGGGGGATGATGACACCGACGGAATTGAAATGCCGGCGGCAATCGAGCTGAATGGTGCCACGGTTTTGAATCCTGCCAATGAGGTTGCAGTCACAGATCTTCCAGCCAAAGACACGACGGGGATTTTGACTTACACGTCGGCTTTGACGGCATCCTTTGTGTCCAGCAGTCAGATTGTGAATGAAGATGCGGGTACGTTGAATATTCCGGTGGTTCTGAGCACTCCAGCTCCGATCGCCTTTAAAGTTACAATTGCGGTCATGGGTGACGCTGGTGCGGGGGACTTCATCCTGGCGTCCAAAGAAGTTAATTTTGCCATTAATGAAACAACGAAATATATTCCGCTGACCATTCTGGATGATGCTGTTGCAGAGCCTGAAAAACGGATTCGTCTGATTCTGGCAAAAAACTCTCTCGGAAACGGGGGGATGCTCTCGGTGCATGAGGTATTGATCCGGGATGATGATTCCGCTGTTGTGGCGCCGAAGGTTGTGTCGTTCAAGCAGGGCGTGGGTTTTGCCTGTGCACTGTATGACAACAATGACCTGAAATGTTTCGGTGCCAACGACTATGGCCAGCTTGGCAATGGGACTGTGGTCAACACGAATGAACCTTCCGCCACACCTGTTATGCAGAATGTGGCACATTTTGAGGTGGGCGGATACACCGTCTGCGCAGCGAACACTTCAGGCGAGATGTGGTGTTGGGGACGGGATAATGCGAGTGCCCTGCCGGGATCCGTCGGTGGCAGAGTGCTGCAGCCAACGAAATATGTGAATTCCGGAGTCACTCAGGTGGCGGTCAGCTCGAATGCCCTCTGTTACCTGAAAACCAATAAAGACCTGGTGTGCTGGGGCGATGACTATTCAGGTATATTTGGTACTGGATCGACCAATGCTTCGCGCACTCTGGCTGCTCCACAGCTTGTCACGGGGCAGGTGGAGGAAATGCGTCTTATCGCGGCTGTTACCGGAAACACCTTGTGTGCGGTTAAGTTGGATTCCGTAACTCCGTCGCAAAGAAATCTTTTCTGCTGGGGTAACAGATCGACGTGGTACTCTTCAGGAAGCACGTCCACTGTGCCCGCGACGCCCTTGGCAACCAATATCGTTTCCTATGACCTTTTCAATGACAATATCTGTGTGCAAAAAGATGAAGGTGCGCCGACAGTGCGCAAGAGCTATTGTTGGGGTAGTGGCAGTAATGGTCAGTTGACCCCTGGAGCCAGCGGGGCCGGTTCAACTGTTCCGGTGGAGATGAGTTCCGAATACAAGGATATGATGACATCGCAAGAGTCGATCATAGCTTTGAAAAATGACGGAAGTGTATGGACATGGGGCTCGGGTGGCCGAATCCCAGGGGGCAATCCGGCTGTGGCGGCTTCGGCACCGGTGCAATTGATCAGCGGCGGAGTGAAAAGTCTGCTGCGAATGTCTAATAGATATGGCCCAACAGATGGTCTGGATCCACGGTGTGTGTTGATGCTGGATTCTTCGGTTCAATGTTGGATGGCCTCGCCGTTGCCAGTGAATAAAACACTGCCTGTGACGGTCATTCCTGCGGGTGTAGAATCAGTTTCGGTCAGCAATGTATTCCATGAAAACTACTATTCGGCCTGTTCTTTGATGTCTTCGGGCGAAGTTCTTTGCTGGGGGCAAAACTCGGTGGGGCAAGTGGGTGATCGAACGTTGTTGCCTCGCTTGGTTCCGACTCAAGCCTTGTCACGCAATCAGCGACAGATCGCCACAGGGCGAGAACGCAGTTGCTCAGTTTCAACCTACGGGGAACTGAGATGCTGGGGATATAACTCCGCAAACTTGAGTTTGGGTGTCAGTCCTGCCTTCACAAGCTTTAAAACTCCGAAGATTGTGATTGGTAAAGATGTCAGCAAGGTGGCATTGAATGATGACGGTGGGTGTGCGCTGTTGACTACCGGCGGACTGAATTGCTGGGGCGACAATAACAGCGGCCAGAGCAAGCCAGGAAGTGCCAGCAGCAACACTCTTCCAAATCTGGTGTTGTCGTCCGGAGTTCGGGATGTTGAAACGTCTTACCAGGCAGCCTGTTATATCGCAACCAATGATGATTTGTTCTGTTGGGGGGATAACACCCAAAAGCAACTGGGACTGGGAGACACTGTTGATAGAACAACGATACCAGCGACGCCGTTGTTGTCCGGGGTTGACTCTGTCTCTATGGGGGGACATGAAACCAGTCCGGGCTCTTGTGCCGTCATGAAAAACGGGGACTTGAAGTGCTGGGGGAGTGGCTTGGCTTGTATGGGGACGAACGGCGACACTCCCACAACATTGCTGACGGATGTTAAGAAAGTCTCTGTGGGGCGTTCCCATATGTGCGCGATCGTGGGTGACGAGCGCCGCTTGGTTTGCTGGGGCCAGAACCCGAAGGGGCAACTTGGAATAGGGACGACGGTTGATAAATGTTATTCTTCCGGCCCCGCAACCGTGGTTGCGGAAGGTGTTCGTGCTGTCTCTGCGGGCAGTGACAGTACCTGTTTCGTTCTGGAAACGGGTGAAATGAAATGCATGGGTGATAATAACAAAGGTGTTGTTGGAACTGCAGATCGCTTCCCATTCCCGCGCACGGTCTGGGGACTGTAG
- the ruvB gene encoding Holliday junction branch migration DNA helicase RuvB — MSRILEGDPVEGEKSWENELRPQKFEDFPGQDDVKEKLKVFVAAAKFRGESLDHVLLCGPPGLGKTTLSKIIANDMGAEIKMTSAPAIDKKGDLAAILTSLKPHSVLFIDEIHRLSRHVEEYLYTAMEDYYIDIVTGEGLGARSMKFTLAPFTLVGATTRAGLLNPPFRDRFGIVERLQFYDKDALRQILMRSAEILKVEIDEHGAEEVARRSRGTPRVANRLLKRVRDYAQVKGNGVVTKDIAVYALNQLGVDQYGLDLMDRRILSLIQDKYAGGPVGIDTIAAALSEERDTLEEVYEPFLIQEGFIQKTQRGRVITEFAKNSVLADK; from the coding sequence ATGAGTCGTATTCTTGAAGGCGATCCGGTTGAAGGCGAAAAAAGCTGGGAAAACGAACTGCGTCCCCAGAAGTTTGAGGACTTTCCCGGTCAGGATGATGTGAAGGAAAAACTGAAGGTCTTTGTGGCCGCTGCGAAATTCCGTGGCGAGTCCCTGGATCACGTGTTGTTGTGCGGGCCTCCGGGCTTGGGTAAAACGACACTTTCCAAAATCATCGCCAACGACATGGGTGCGGAAATCAAAATGACTTCCGCGCCAGCGATCGACAAAAAAGGTGATTTGGCGGCGATTCTGACGTCACTGAAACCGCATTCAGTTTTGTTCATTGATGAAATTCACCGTTTAAGCCGTCACGTGGAGGAATACCTCTACACCGCGATGGAAGATTATTACATCGACATCGTGACCGGTGAAGGCCTGGGCGCACGATCCATGAAGTTTACTTTGGCGCCGTTTACTTTGGTAGGCGCAACCACGCGTGCGGGTTTGTTGAATCCTCCGTTCCGTGACCGTTTCGGCATTGTCGAACGTTTGCAGTTCTATGATAAAGATGCTCTTCGCCAGATTCTGATGCGGTCAGCGGAAATCCTGAAAGTTGAAATTGACGAGCATGGCGCTGAAGAAGTGGCCCGTCGTTCCCGCGGGACTCCGCGCGTAGCTAACAGGCTTCTAAAGCGTGTGCGTGACTATGCTCAGGTCAAAGGCAACGGAGTGGTGACTAAAGATATCGCCGTCTATGCTTTGAACCAACTGGGTGTGGATCAGTATGGCTTGGATCTGATGGATCGCCGTATTCTCAGTCTGATACAGGACAAATACGCCGGTGGTCCGGTGGGGATCGATACGATCGCCGCGGCCCTCAGTGAAGAGCGAGACACCCTGGAAGAGGTTTACGAACCTTTCCTGATTCAGGAGGGGTTCATCCAGAAAACCCAGCGTGGCCGTGTAATCACCGAATTTGCGAAAAACTCAGTGCTCGCAGACAAATAG
- the ruvA gene encoding Holliday junction branch migration protein RuvA: MIGYLRGKIIEVMNDSALIDVSGVGYEILASGNTLGDLQTLLGKDIIVWVHTHVREDALQLFGFHDKEEKNMFLSLLKVNGVGPKMALSILSGGRPAQIQQMIEAGDAKALSGLPKVGKKTAEQIILTLKGKLVSIEDGGVIGHAKSVAHTQITSALLNLGYKSQLVDQFVSSLPTDVSVEDGIRKGFQTLSGGLS, encoded by the coding sequence ATGATTGGATATCTGCGCGGTAAAATTATTGAAGTGATGAATGACTCCGCTTTGATTGATGTCAGTGGTGTGGGTTATGAAATCCTTGCTTCCGGCAACACGCTGGGGGACCTGCAGACCCTTCTGGGCAAAGACATCATCGTCTGGGTGCACACGCATGTGCGCGAAGATGCTTTGCAACTTTTCGGTTTCCACGACAAAGAAGAAAAAAACATGTTCCTGTCTTTGCTGAAAGTTAACGGTGTCGGTCCAAAGATGGCCTTGAGCATTCTTTCCGGCGGCCGTCCGGCGCAAATCCAGCAGATGATCGAAGCGGGCGATGCCAAGGCTTTGTCCGGTCTGCCTAAGGTCGGCAAAAAAACCGCTGAACAAATTATTCTGACCTTAAAAGGCAAGCTTGTGTCGATCGAAGACGGTGGCGTTATCGGCCATGCCAAATCTGTGGCGCACACTCAAATCACTTCTGCACTTTTGAACTTGGGTTACAAGTCCCAGTTGGTGGATCAGTTTGTATCTTCGTTGCCAACGGACGTGTCCGTTGAAGACGGTATTCGCAAAGGCTTCCAGACCCTTTCCGGAGGCTTGTCATGA
- the ruvC gene encoding crossover junction endodeoxyribonuclease RuvC, with amino-acid sequence MIILGVDPGSRITGFGVVRVANGKIEHINHGVIVMDGDDAFPRRMTELGSAFREVMEKYKPEQVVIEKIFLGKNADSAFKLGHARGVIMYEAGLGGAEVQEYATRSVKKGVTGNGGASKEDVQAILKVMLSLKTISRIDASDALAMACYHAFEMKKKALMQRAVSL; translated from the coding sequence TTGATTATTCTTGGGGTCGATCCCGGTTCCCGCATTACAGGTTTCGGTGTCGTTCGCGTGGCGAACGGAAAGATTGAGCATATCAATCACGGCGTGATCGTCATGGACGGTGACGACGCTTTCCCGCGCCGGATGACCGAACTGGGTTCTGCGTTCCGTGAAGTCATGGAAAAGTACAAACCTGAACAGGTCGTCATCGAAAAAATCTTCCTGGGTAAAAATGCCGACAGTGCCTTCAAGCTGGGTCACGCCCGCGGCGTGATCATGTATGAAGCCGGTCTAGGCGGAGCCGAAGTTCAGGAATACGCCACCCGGTCCGTAAAAAAAGGTGTCACCGGCAACGGCGGCGCCTCCAAAGAAGACGTGCAGGCCATTTTGAAAGTCATGCTGAGCTTAAAAACCATCAGCCGCATCGATGCCTCGGACGCCCTGGCCATGGCTTGTTACCATGCCTTTGAAATGAAAAAGAAAGCCCTAATGCAAAGAGCGGTGAGTTTATGA